A DNA window from Ipomoea triloba cultivar NCNSP0323 chromosome 10, ASM357664v1 contains the following coding sequences:
- the LOC116032738 gene encoding mitochondrial import inner membrane translocase subunit TIM10-like: MAPTNSPSAVEREQIFGMAEKEMEYRVELFNKLTHTCFKKCIENKYKESELNMGENSCIDRCVSKYWQVTNLVGQLLGSGRPPM, translated from the exons ATGGCACCTACTAATTCCCCTTCTGCCGTTGAAAGAGAGCAG ATATTTGGGATGGCAGAGAAAGAGATGGAGTACAGGGTGGAATTGTTTAACAA GCTTACCCATACATGTTTCAAAAAGTGCATTGAGAACAA GTATAAGGAATCTGAGTTGAACATGGGTGAAAATAGTTGCATTGACCGGTGTGTTTCTAAATACTGGCAG GTGACTAATCTAGTTGGACAGCTTCTTGGTAGTGGTCGTCCTCCTATGTAA